GAGGAAGACCGCTTCGAGGCGACGCTGAAGCTGCAGCAACTGCCGCGCGACTCAAGCCCGGTGCGTCAGCGTAACCGCTGCCGCATCACTGGTCGCCCGCACGGTTTTTACAACAAGTTCGGCCTCGGCCGTAACAAGCTGCGTGAAGCCGCCATGCGTGGCGACGTCCCTGGACTCAAAAAGTCCAGTTGGTAACGCCACGTAGAATCATCAGGAGCGCACATTAAATGAGCATGCAAGATACTCTAGCGGATATGATAACTCGTCTCCGCAATGCGCAGATGGCCACCAAGGAGACGGCTACCATGCCGTCCTCCAAGTTGAAAGTGCAAGTGGCCCGAGTGCTAAAGGAAGAAGGCTACATTGCCGACTTTACGGTTGCAGAGGGTGTTAAGCCTGAACTGACCGTGACTCTCAAATACTTTGAGGGTAAGCCGGTTATTGAGCATATTCAGCGGGTTTCCAAGCCGTCCCTGCGCCGCTATATGGGCAAGGACAACCTGCCTAAGGTCGCCGATGGTCTTGGTATTGCGATTGTCACTACGTCAAGTGGTGTCATGACCGATCGTGCCGCGCGCCAAGCCGGTGTGGGTGGCGAAGTCATCTGCACCGTATTCTAGGAGGCTGGAATGTCCCGCATAGCGAAATATCCGGTTAAAGTGCCTGCTGGCGTTGATGTTAAAATCAATGCTGACCAGCTGACCGCCAAAGGCGGCCAGGGCACGCTATCTTTGACCATCCACTCAGATGTAGTGGTCGGTCAAGAAGATGGCCAGCTGACCTTCGCCCCGAGCGAATCTGCCAAGAGCTGGGCAATGGCCGGTACTACCCGCGCCTTAGTTCAGAACCTGGTAACGGGCGTATCCGAGGGTTTCACAAAATCCCTCGAAATTGTTGGCGTCGGTTATCGTGCCCAAGTTAAGGGCCAGACGCTCAATCTTTCACTGGGCTTCTCGCACCCGGTCGACTACGAACTGCCTGAAGGTGTCTCAGCGGAAACGCCGAAAAACACCGTGATCGTGCTGAAAAGCGCGAACAAGCAGCAGCTCGGTCAGTGCGCCGCGGAAATCCGCGCTTTCCGTCCGCCTGAGCCGTATAAAGGCAAGGGTGTACGGTACGCCGACGAGCAGGTGCGTCGCAAAGAAGCCAAGAAGAAGTAAGGCAGGGTTATGAACGCGAAGAAAGAATCTCGTCTCCGTCGTGCCCGCCGCGCTCGCGCAAAGATCCGCGAGCTGGGCGTGTATCGCCTGTGCGTCAACCGTACCCCGCGTCACATCTATGCGCAGATTATCTCGCCGGATGGTGGCAAAGTGCTAGCCAGTGCTTCTACGCTGGACAAAGCGCTGCGCGAGGGTGCGACCGGTAACTCAGATGCTGCCTCTAAAGTAGGTGCACTGATTGCCGAACGCGCTAAAGAAGCAGGCATCACCCAGGTGGCCTTCGACCGTGCTGGCTTTAAGTATCACGGCCGCGTCAAGGCTCTGGCCGACGCCGCACGTGAAGGCGGCCTGGAATTCTAAAGGGTTTTACGATGGCGAAGAACGAACAGCAAAGCGGTGATCTGCAAGAGAAGTTGGTGCAGGTCAACCGCGTCGCCAAGGTGGTCAAAGGTGGTCGTATTTTCGGCTTCACCGCACTGACCGTCGTTGGTGATGGTAAAGGTCGTGTCGGTTTCGGTCGTGGCAAGGCGCGTGAAGTGCCTGTCGCAATCCAGAAAGCGATGGATCAAGCTCGTCGCAACATGGTCAAGGTGAACCTTGCTGGCCACACGCTGCAGTACCCGATTAAAGCCCGTCACGGTGCTTCTAAGGTGTACATGCAGCCGGCTTCCGAAGGTACCGGTATCATTGCCGGTGGCGCCATGCGCTCTGTATTAGAGCTCGCCGGTGTCCACGATGTACTGGCCAAGTGCTACGGTTCCACCAACCCGGTTAACGTGGTTCGAGCGACTGTTAAAGGTCTCTCTTCCATGCAAGCACCGGAAGACATTGCCGCTAAGCGCGGTCTGTCTGTCGACGCGATCACGGGGTAAGACACCATGGCAGCAACGATCAAGTTTACTCAGATCCGCAGCACCATCGGCATTTTGCCTAAGCACAAGGCCACTATGAAAGGCCTGGGTCTGCGTCGCATCGGTCAGACGGTTGAACTGGAAGACACCCCTGCCGTACGCGGCATGATCAACAAGGTTAACTACCTTGTGCGCGTTGAGGGAGAGTAATCCATGAAACTTAATACCTTAAGCCCAGCACCGGGCTCCAAACACGCTGCAAAGCGCGTTGGTCGTGGTATCGGTTCCGGTCTTGGTAAGACCGGTGGCCGTGGTCACAAAGGTCAGAAATCACGCAGTGGCGGTAGCGTCAAGCCTGGTTTCGAAGGCGGTCAGATGCCTTTGCAGCGTCGTTTGCCGAAATTCGGTTTTACGTCTGCAAAATCACTAGTATCTGAAGAAGTACGCCTGGCCGAACTTGCTAAAGTAGCCGATGGTGAAGTCACCATGGCCACTTTGAAGCAAGCCAACGTGCTGAAGGACTCTACGCTACACGCGAAGATCATCCTTTCTGGCGAATTGAAAACGGCAGTTACCGTTCGCGGAATCAAGGTCACCAAAGGTGCCCGTGAAGCGATCGAAGCTGCTGGCGGCAAGGTAGAGGACTAAATGGCCAAGTCAGGAAAAATGCCGGCGATGGGCAGCGGTCTGAGTGAACTGTGGGCGCGTTTGCGCTTCGTGCTCCTCGCCATCGTGGTGTACCGTATTGGTGCCCACATTCCCGTTCCCGGTATCAATCCTGACCAGCTTGCTGCCTTGTTTAGGGAGCAACAGGGTACTATCTTGGGCATGTTTAACATGTTCTCGGGTGGTGCTCTGGAGCGCATGAGCGTCCTCGCCCTGGGCATTATGCCCTACATTTCGGCGTCGATTATCATGCAGCTCATGACTGCGGTCTCCCCTCATCTTGAGCAGCTCAAGAAAGAGGGTGAGGCTGGCCGCCGCAAGATTAGCCAGTACACCCGCTACGGCACGGTGATACTGGCGTTTGTCCAGGCTACCGGCATGTCCGTCGGTCTGGCTAGCCAAGGTATCGCGTACAGCGCTGACTTCAGCTTCTTCTTCACCGCCGTGGTTACATTTGTATCAGGCGCGGTGTTTATGATGTGGCTAGGTGAGCAAATTACCGAGAAGGGTATCGGCAACGGTATTTCGCTGCTGATCTTCGCGGGTATTGTCGCTGGGCTACCTAGTGCCGTGGGCCAAGCCTTTGAGCTTGCCCGTAACGAAGGCGCTTGGAATGTTCTGCCGCTGTTAGCGTTGTCTGTGTTAGGTATTGCGACTGTCGCCTTCGTAGTTTTCATTGAGCGCGGCCAACGCCGTCTCAAAGTTAACTACCCGCGGCGTCAGGTAGGCAATAAGATGTATGCAGGCCAAAGCAGTTACCTGCCTTTGAAGGTTAATATGGCTGGTGTTATTCCGGCTATCTTTGCCTCCAGTATTCTACTCTTCCCGGCCTCTATTGGTCAGTGGGTAGGTGCCGGTGAAGGTATGGAGTGGTTGCAGCGTGCATCCCAGGCATTAGGTCCAGGTCAACCGCTTTACATCTTGCTTTTCGCGGCGGCAGTGGTATTCTTCTGCTTCTTTTACACAGCGCTGGTCTTCAACCCCAAGGATGTGGCTGACAATCTTAAAAAGTCAGGCGCTTTCCTGCCGGGCATTCGCCCCGGCGAGCAGACCGCTCGCTATATCGACAAGGTCATGACACGCTTGACCCTGTTCGGTGCCTTGTATATCACTGCGGTTTCCTTGATGCCCCAGTTCTTGATTGTGGCGTGGAACGTGCCGTTCTTTTTCGGCGGTACCTCGTTGTTAATCGTAGTCGTGGTCATCATGGACTTCATGGCCCAGGTGCAGTCGCATCTCATGTCGCATCAGTATGACTCAGTGATGAAGAAGTCCAACCTGAAAGGCTACGGTAGCGGCGGTATCATGCGCTGAGGCGCCGCCCACCCCTATTAAGTTAGTGAAGGGGGCGAGCCGCGAGCCGGTTTTTGGAGAAAGATCGATGAAAGTTCGAGCTTCCGTAAAGAAAATGTGCCGTAACTGTAAGATCATTCGTCGCAATGGCGCTGTCCGCGTCATTTGTAGCGAACCACGGCACAAACAGCGCCAGGGTTAATACCTCTGGGTTGTTTTAAGCGGGTGCCAGCATACCCCTTGCCTTCGGGCAAATGAAGGGGTATGCTGTTGCGCCTTTTGTAGATGAATAAACGAGCAAGCCGCTCAAATTTCGGAGTAAGCTGATGGCCCGTATTGCAGGCGTCAATATCCCGGACAACAAGCATGCGGCGATCTCGCTGACCTATATCTTCGGGATTGGCCGTACTCGTGCTGAGCATATCTGTGCAGCAGCCGGTATTGCCATTACTGCCAAGATCCAGGATCTGTCTTCTGAAGAAGTCGACACCCTGCGTTCTGAAGTTGGTAAGTACACCGTAGAAGGCGACCT
This DNA window, taken from Vreelandella profundi, encodes the following:
- the rpmD gene encoding 50S ribosomal protein L30, whose product is MAATIKFTQIRSTIGILPKHKATMKGLGLRRIGQTVELEDTPAVRGMINKVNYLVRVEGE
- the rpsH gene encoding 30S ribosomal protein S8, which encodes MSMQDTLADMITRLRNAQMATKETATMPSSKLKVQVARVLKEEGYIADFTVAEGVKPELTVTLKYFEGKPVIEHIQRVSKPSLRRYMGKDNLPKVADGLGIAIVTTSSGVMTDRAARQAGVGGEVICTVF
- the rpsN gene encoding 30S ribosomal protein S14 — translated: MAKKSMIERELKRTQLVAKYATKRAELKKIISGVDSSEEDRFEATLKLQQLPRDSSPVRQRNRCRITGRPHGFYNKFGLGRNKLREAAMRGDVPGLKKSSW
- the rplF gene encoding 50S ribosomal protein L6, giving the protein MSRIAKYPVKVPAGVDVKINADQLTAKGGQGTLSLTIHSDVVVGQEDGQLTFAPSESAKSWAMAGTTRALVQNLVTGVSEGFTKSLEIVGVGYRAQVKGQTLNLSLGFSHPVDYELPEGVSAETPKNTVIVLKSANKQQLGQCAAEIRAFRPPEPYKGKGVRYADEQVRRKEAKKK
- the rpmJ gene encoding 50S ribosomal protein L36; protein product: MKVRASVKKMCRNCKIIRRNGAVRVICSEPRHKQRQG
- the secY gene encoding preprotein translocase subunit SecY, with the translated sequence MAKSGKMPAMGSGLSELWARLRFVLLAIVVYRIGAHIPVPGINPDQLAALFREQQGTILGMFNMFSGGALERMSVLALGIMPYISASIIMQLMTAVSPHLEQLKKEGEAGRRKISQYTRYGTVILAFVQATGMSVGLASQGIAYSADFSFFFTAVVTFVSGAVFMMWLGEQITEKGIGNGISLLIFAGIVAGLPSAVGQAFELARNEGAWNVLPLLALSVLGIATVAFVVFIERGQRRLKVNYPRRQVGNKMYAGQSSYLPLKVNMAGVIPAIFASSILLFPASIGQWVGAGEGMEWLQRASQALGPGQPLYILLFAAAVVFFCFFYTALVFNPKDVADNLKKSGAFLPGIRPGEQTARYIDKVMTRLTLFGALYITAVSLMPQFLIVAWNVPFFFGGTSLLIVVVVIMDFMAQVQSHLMSHQYDSVMKKSNLKGYGSGGIMR
- the rpsE gene encoding 30S ribosomal protein S5, which translates into the protein MAKNEQQSGDLQEKLVQVNRVAKVVKGGRIFGFTALTVVGDGKGRVGFGRGKAREVPVAIQKAMDQARRNMVKVNLAGHTLQYPIKARHGASKVYMQPASEGTGIIAGGAMRSVLELAGVHDVLAKCYGSTNPVNVVRATVKGLSSMQAPEDIAAKRGLSVDAITG
- the rpsM gene encoding 30S ribosomal protein S13, which codes for MARIAGVNIPDNKHAAISLTYIFGIGRTRAEHICAAAGIAITAKIQDLSSEEVDTLRSEVGKYTVEGDLRRDVTLNIKRLMDLGCYRGLRHRRSLPLRGQRTKTNARTRKGPRKPIRK
- the rplR gene encoding 50S ribosomal protein L18, which codes for MNAKKESRLRRARRARAKIRELGVYRLCVNRTPRHIYAQIISPDGGKVLASASTLDKALREGATGNSDAASKVGALIAERAKEAGITQVAFDRAGFKYHGRVKALADAAREGGLEF
- the rplO gene encoding 50S ribosomal protein L15, producing MKLNTLSPAPGSKHAAKRVGRGIGSGLGKTGGRGHKGQKSRSGGSVKPGFEGGQMPLQRRLPKFGFTSAKSLVSEEVRLAELAKVADGEVTMATLKQANVLKDSTLHAKIILSGELKTAVTVRGIKVTKGAREAIEAAGGKVED